The genomic DNA cctgtgtagtttgcaaaggggtcagggaagtttaaccagatacgaagaacacagcagcttggTATCGGCCTACAGTTCCCTCTTCTCTGATGCCCATCCTGCCAGATCGTAAATCGCCGGTAGGAAGCAAACCGAAACTCTCGGTTATCACTGCCCACATCTTGGCTGTCCTCCAGAGCAAAGATGTTGTTCCACGTCATCCTAACCAGACGCAGCGTACCCTCATCCAGGCAGTACATCTCCATGTGTGCCACTCCTTCCAGAGTCAATTccaaatcctgaaacaaaaaacattgagaacaatactaataagaataactttagtaatcctcaaagtgatgttttgattttatttgatgttatttttattctgattcaacttagtataataccagttatgacataatgacatttgtgttttccttgtgtTTACTTTGATATGGCGCAGTGCTATTCAtaccatttatattgtcttataatggaaatgatttcacaaatgaTCTCACTGGCACTGGCACATAACACGTGGCTTGAGATATTGAATCATACTATTGCtgttacatgataatgactgcacactaatgtcagcttgttagcaagctttatccaatgttataaatattagctatgttggtaataccacagtcagaaattagctgcagccacaagccAAATGCTCGTCAAACACCATAACATTGTTAGCAGTCACATTAGCTTCAATCACAAAGCAATGGTTATCGCTAGCTTGTTATTCACCGTGGCTGGTGAAATTTGAACTTTAGTAACCATTTGGCCAGTATAAGGTAAGcgtactttacattacaactgtcgttttgctgaattgatgcgctaatgttgtcaaagaaacatactaaagctgcactaaGATAAACACTTAGTTTACTTACTTCGTCTCTTGACATCATGCTGTTCGCTGATGTAGGCTACCAAGGTAGTTCCGCGGAGGTATGCGAGGAAGTCTTGCAGTAAACGGTCGCGTGAACAGCGAGCAAACAATAACcgtgtcacagcatcagctgcactgctgtgaagagttcatgCGCGCTCCCGCGCCGGcttggctgatggctgcagttaccCAAACGGCCGTCGTGTCGCTATTGAGTCTTATTTCGtgatcctgccctaagttcctttaagGAATACGTTGTTTTTACCAAACTATGGTCttttcctaaatctaaccaagcagttttggtgcctttattttgCAAGTTGACCATGGAGTGAGAGGTCTTCACTGCGGAAACCCCAATAATATTTCTTTTGGGGGGGGTTATAATGACATGAAGAGGAATTTACATTCTCACAGATATCACAGATATTATGCATGTTGATTTCATTATGCTGATTATCATTATGTATGCCTACatataaattataaattgtatttatttattttacagaatCCACTAAAACATCTGGCGTAGGATGAAATTGAAAATAgtatgacagaaaataaaatagaacaatgaatgaataaacatcCAATGAAAAGATATTTGATTATAATAATTCCCCATGGTATATGTTTAGACTTAAGAACTTATTGCATACACAGTTGTACAATATTTTTCTCTCTACTCTCTGAAACAAGGTGAAAAAGATTCCTCCcaaaactttgatttttttttttttctacaatcATTGCAATTGAGAATAACCACTTCAACAAAGCAGCATTTTATTCACAATTCGTTGTAGAAATGCAGCAAAACTGTAGCTTTAAAGAGCCAGCATGCGTTCAAAGTAGGACAGCTACACCAGTAAATCTTCTTCTAGGAGGAGGTCAAGAGGTGGAGGGGATCAATACCATTGAATCAACCCAGAGCATGAGAGGAAGGGAGGATTGAGATAAAGAGATAGAGCAGGGAGGCTGGCAGCGTTGTCGATTGGGAGAGGAGGGTAGCTGGGTCACCATTAACCAACGGGACAAGAAGGCCACTGGGGCCTTCGATTAACCCCAGCAGCGGTCAATAGTCGATGGAGCTCTCTGAGGGAGTGACAGTGAGCGGTATTTGTAGGGCGAGACGAAGAGATGTCAGGgagtttttatgtgtgtgtggtgggtaAGGCTACGAAAACAATCCGCAGGTATCGAGAAAGACACGGAAAAGTCACAGAAGTCAAGGAGTCACAAAGGACACACAGAATCTCCATTAGAaccattaaaatgtttctgtatttttcagATTATTAAGACATGCAGCAAAAGTAAGGTCTCATACTGTTTACGCCTCCTCATCCTAAAGttattgggcctcattcaccaatatcttcttaagaatcttcttagattctttcttaagttgttcttaagaggttccttaagaaaaccctacgtcagattcaccaactcgttcataagcctcagaattgttcgcagctgtgttcttacattgatgaaagccacaggagcaatatatatgccattgttttgcgggccttggatggagaaatgccatgtataaatagggtgggggggttactaattgatggcatgtttccaatttacttgatttatcttaaatcattggcacatttaatcgattttagaatttaaattctttgtaaattaccaaaaatatgaaatgaata from Sparus aurata chromosome 11, fSpaAur1.1, whole genome shotgun sequence includes the following:
- the LOC115591005 gene encoding P2X purinoceptor 7-like, producing MMSRDEDLELTLEGVAHMEMYCLDEGTLRLVRMTWNNIFALEDSQDVGSDNREFRFASYRRFTIWQDGHQRRGNCRPIPSCCVLRIWLNFPDPFANYTGYKEAPFRVPD